Below is a window of Longimicrobium sp. DNA.
GTGCCTCGCGCCGCGCCAGGATCCCCTCGCCGGAGACCGGCTGGCCCAGGCGGATGACCCCGCGTGCATCCACCGTATCGCCCAGCGCATCCACCCGCGCGCCAGCGCCGTAGGAGTCCAGCGGGTCTTCGCCGGGGACGACGACCAGGCCCTGGAGAAAGGTGTCGGCCCAGGCCGCGGCGGCGCCGTGGCCGGACACACCCAGCCCCACCGCGGCCCTCGCCTCGCGCACCGCCTCGCCGACTCCCGGCGCGTCCAGGGGAAGGACGATGAGCGTGCCCCCGCCGTCCCACTCGTCGCGGAACCAGCGGCGCACCCGGCGGGCGGCGGGCAGGTCGGCGACGACCAGCGCCTGGAGCAGCGTGCCCAGGAAAGACTCCACCGCGGTGGCCGTCGCCGCGTCGGCGGTGGTGGCCCGGACGAAGTCGGCGAGCGGGGCAAGGACGCCGGGAAAGCGGTCGCGCTGCCCCATGATCGCCGACACCGCGGGGGAAAAGCCCTCGTAGCTGCGTTCCAGCGCCTCGCGCGCGGCCACTTGGGCGCTCAGCCGAGACAGCCGGTCGTCCGCCGCGCGAAGCTGGTCGCGAACGGCGCCCTCGCGGCCGCGGAGCACCCGGATTTCCTCCCGCGCCCGCTCGGCGGCGTCGATGGCCGCATTCAGCCGGTCGCGGAGCGCGTCGCCCTGGCCGGACCACAGCTCCGTCTGCTCATCGAGCGCCGAAAGCTCCACCCCCAGCTGCGCCTCCTGCCCGGCGAGCCGGGTGAGGAGCTCGGCCGACTCGTGCTGCCGACGCTCGGCCGCCGCACGTTCGCCCTCGGCCGCGGCGATCTCACGCGCCAGGTCCCGCGCACGCGCCGCGGCGGCATCGCTGGCGCGCCGGTGCGAGGCCAGCGTGGCACGCAGGGCCTCGTTCTCTTCCAGCCGCGCCTCCAGCCGCTCGCGCAGCCCCTCCAGCCGGGTGGAAGCCACGCCGCGGTCGCCCTCCAGCCTCGCCGCGTCCGCCGCCCCTCGCTCCGCCCGTTCGGCCAGCTCACCCCGCTCGCGCACCAGCTGGGCGATGCGCATCTCCGCGTGCGACCGCCGCTCGTCCGCCAGCAGGATCTCGCGCTCGCGCGTGTCCAGGCGCTTGCGGACGTCTTCCAGCCGCGCGGCGACCTCGGTCCGCTGGCGCGAAACCGCCGCCGCCTCAAGCCTGCGCTCGCCGACGATAGCCTCGGCCGTCACCCGCTCCGTTTCCGCCTCCCTCGCCACCTGCTCCAGCGCCGCCCGCCGCCGCTCGCCCTCCGCAAGGGCCGCGGCGAGCGCGCTGGTCTCCGCCTGCGCGAGCGCCATCTCCAGGTCCAGCCGGCGGGCCAGCAGCTCGGCGTGGCGCTGGGCCTTGCGGCGCTGCCGGGCCAGCGCGCGCACCTTGGACTCCACCTCAACCACGAGGTCGTTCAGGCGCGCGAGGTCTACCTCCGCCGCCTCGAGCCGGCGCTGCGCGGCCTTGCGGCGGTCCTTGTACTTGCCGATCCCCGCAGCCTCCTCGAAGAGCGCGCGCCGCTCGTCGGGGCGCTCGCTGAGGATGGCGTCGATCATCCCGCCCTCGATGATCGAATAGGCGTTGGCGCCCAGCCCGGTGTCGCGCAGCAGGTCGTGGATGTCGCGCAGGCGGCAGCCCTGGCGGTTCAGCGAGTACTCGCTCCCCCCCTCGCGAAACACCTTGCGGGCGATCTCGATCTCGCTGCGGGGAACGGGGACGCTGCCGTCCTCATTGCTGAAGACGAGCGATACCTCGGCGTAGTTCAGGGGACGGCGTCGGGTGCTGCCCTGGAAGATCACCTCTTCCATCTTGGCGGAGCGCAGGGCGCCCGCGCGGGTTTCGCCCAGCACCCAGCGCACGGCATCGGCCGTGTTGGACTTGCCGCAGCCGTTGGAGCCCACGATGGCGGTCACGCCGTCGCGAAGCTCGATGGTGGTCTTGTCGGGGAAGGACTTGAAGCCGTGGAGACGGAGGGAGCGAAGCTTCATTTCGGGGAGGCGGGGGGGCGGCCCGTGCGTTCCACCATCCTGGCGGGGATCCGGGCGCTTTCCAGCTTGGATTTCATCGGTGCCGCGCTGGCACTGTCGCGGTAGGCACCGGCGTACACCTTCCACCGCTCCGTGCCGTCGGAGTAGGGAACCGGTGTCACGTAGACGGGAATCTCGCGGTTGGCCAGCTCCTCGGCACGCGCGGTGGCGTCCTGGGTCGTGGCGAACTCGCCCACCTCGTACGCCAGCGGGCGAGACTGGATCAGGTCGTACCGGCCGCCGACCTCGTCCTCGTCCACCAGCCCCGCGGCCAGCAGGC
It encodes the following:
- the smc gene encoding chromosome segregation protein SMC: MKLRSLRLHGFKSFPDKTTIELRDGVTAIVGSNGCGKSNTADAVRWVLGETRAGALRSAKMEEVIFQGSTRRRPLNYAEVSLVFSNEDGSVPVPRSEIEIARKVFREGGSEYSLNRQGCRLRDIHDLLRDTGLGANAYSIIEGGMIDAILSERPDERRALFEEAAGIGKYKDRRKAAQRRLEAAEVDLARLNDLVVEVESKVRALARQRRKAQRHAELLARRLDLEMALAQAETSALAAALAEGERRRAALEQVAREAETERVTAEAIVGERRLEAAAVSRQRTEVAARLEDVRKRLDTREREILLADERRSHAEMRIAQLVRERGELAERAERGAADAARLEGDRGVASTRLEGLRERLEARLEENEALRATLASHRRASDAAAARARDLAREIAAAEGERAAAERRQHESAELLTRLAGQEAQLGVELSALDEQTELWSGQGDALRDRLNAAIDAAERAREEIRVLRGREGAVRDQLRAADDRLSRLSAQVAAREALERSYEGFSPAVSAIMGQRDRFPGVLAPLADFVRATTADAATATAVESFLGTLLQALVVADLPAARRVRRWFRDEWDGGGTLIVLPLDAPGVGEAVREARAAVGLGVSGHGAAAAWADTFLQGLVVVPGEDPLDSYGAGARVDALGDTVDARGVIRLGQPVSGEGILARREALARLRNEVEDARVGHDRLAADRAAVAEQAAIAEEHAREAEEFVRRTESELRQLDAEAAAHGHRQTRLRREREEVGVSMSNARRQSTEAAERIAALDTRLAELQRQANEAAGETHRATAALSELDSTWEAARDEEAELRVAVARAEGELRELDRALADAVRGAEGARGRGRTLEAEATELRRSLEGLSGIRDRAGGEVEGLFRDRDREASLLAGLDTRLSELEAEIAGADERARAARRRETKSGEERHRLELERADQESRLVRARERVEVEWGRPWDTLVTQAGPVEDGEPDAWRAEVREVAQAVDALGPINMLAVQEHEEEDRRLKFLLEQQADLAKARDDLSSAIRQINKTAKEVFMATFDTVRQNFHRTFQSLFQGGECDVWLADPDDPLESPIEIHASPRGKKTQRIHLLSGGERTLTALSLLFAIYLVKPSPFCLFDEVDAPLDESNVGRFIQLLNDFKEQTQFIVITHNPRTMEAADWIYGVTMEEPGVSTVVGVELEGAWPYGERVA